The Chryseolinea soli nucleotide sequence ATCGTGGTCGTTGTCGGCGTCGAACAAACACAAGTCGGCAGGTTCGGTTTGGAGGAAAGCGTCGAAGGCTTTTGGTTTGCTTTCGCGGAATGTAAAATTTGGTTGCTGTAACCAGACGCTGATGGGTTGGCCCACCGCTCCACCAAAGACCAGGTCGACAAGTCCATCGCCATTTAAATCCCCACAATCCACCGCCGGGCCTGGGGTGGAGTACTTTTGCTTTAGGAGGGGGTCGCGATAAAAGTCAACGTATTCGTTCTCGTGGTGACGATAGTTCAATTTTGATCTTTCGGTGATGTCTTCCAGGAGCACTTGCTTTGGCACGGATGGAATTTTCTTTGATCCCTCAACGGCGTTGGCATGGGAGAACGTGAGCAAAGTATCCGCCGGAACATGGCGGAGCGTTTGTACATGATTATCGGGCCACCGGATCTTTATTGAATCGATCACGACTGCCTGTCCCACGCCGGCCACAATCCTGTTGTCTACGGAGGATTGAAACCCGCGACTGGGCATCTGCTCGAAGGTGAGATGTTGGTCGCCGGCAAACAGATCGATGCGCGTGCCGATGCCAAATTTGTTTTTTGAATAGCCTTCCAGCATCATGCTCACCGAATGGCCAAGTTTGCGCTCACGTGTTTTATTTTTATAAACCGAGGCAAACGCATTCACATTGTTCACCACCATGTCGAGGTCGCCATCGTTGTCCAGGTCGCCATAGGCGGCGCCATTGGAAAATCCAGGTCCCTCCAAGCCCCATGGCTTGGAGACATTTTCAAATTGAAGGTCGTGGCGGTTGTGGAAGCAATAGTTGGGCACCGGGCGTGAGGGCATGCTGTCCACCATCACCTTGTAGTTTATCTTGCCTTCCCTTCGCTGTTGCATGGCCGTCGTCTCGTCGGCCAGGAATTTTAAGAAATCGATGTCTGTAAGGTCCTTGGAAATCCCATTGGCTACAAAAATATCTTTCCACCCATCGTTGTCCATGTCAAAGATGAGGGCTCCCCAGCTCCAATCGGTGGCTTCTACTTTGCTGGCGCGTGCCATCTCGCTAAAGGTGCCATCCTGGTTGTTGACCTGGAGCATGTTTTGGGTGATCTGGTGGTGATAGTCGCGCGATAATTTTAAAGCGTAGAGATCATAGCCTTCGTAGCTCATCACTTGTTTGAGGTGCTTGTCGTCGCCGGGCAGCATGTCGGTCACGAAAAGATCGAGGAAGCCGTCGTTGTTGATGTCGGCCAGATCGGCGCCCATGGAGGCGTGACTGATGTGGCCCATGCTGGACTTCAGCTGTTCGGAAAACGTGCCGTCGTGGTTGTTGATGTAGAGATAATCGTGTTCGTAAAAATCGTTGGAGATGAACATGTCGGGCCAGCCGTCGTTGTTCACGTCGCCCACGGTTACGCCCAACCCAAACCCGATCACACTTCCATAGATGCCGGCTTGCTCGCTCACATCGACAAACTTGCCGTCGTCGTTTCGAAGCAGCTTGTGTCCTCCCAGCGAGTCGCGTTCGTTGCGCAGGTTTCGGTAGGCCAGTTTGGCGATGGGCATAAAGCTGTTATTCACGATGTAGGCGTCGAGGTCTCCATCGCGGTCATAGTCGAAGAAAGCAGCGTGTGTTGAGAAGCCGCGGTCGTCGAGGCCGTAGGTTTTGGCTGACTCTGTAAAGGTTTGGTCGCCGTTGTTGATGAACAGCTCATTGGCACGGTCGTCGTTGGGAAGATTTCCGGCGTTACATACATAAATGTCTAAGAGACCATCGCCATTAACGTCCGCCATCGTGACCCCAGTGCTCCATGCCCGTTTGCCTTTCACGCCGGCTTTGTCGGTGATGTCTTCAAAAGTAAAATTTCCCTTGTTGAGATAAAGCTTGCTGTCGGCCATGTTGGATACCAGGAAGACATCCGCGAGGCTATCGTTGTTGATATCGCCGATGGCCACACCACCGCCGTTGTAGAAATTCCGGTAGGTCAGAATATTGAGAGCTTCGGAGTTGGTAATATTATTTTGAAATTGG carries:
- a CDS encoding VCBS repeat-containing protein; this encodes MNTPLKKAIRHLALLPALCLFACGRQEDKKVEDTLFEEISPERSHIQFQNNITNSEALNILTYRNFYNGGGVAIGDINNDSLADVFLVSNMADSKLYLNKGNFTFEDITDKAGVKGKRAWSTGVTMADVNGDGLLDIYVCNAGNLPNDDRANELFINNGDQTFTESAKTYGLDDRGFSTHAAFFDYDRDGDLDAYIVNNSFMPIAKLAYRNLRNERDSLGGHKLLRNDDGKFVDVSEQAGIYGSVIGFGLGVTVGDVNNDGWPDMFISNDFYEHDYLYINNHDGTFSEQLKSSMGHISHASMGADLADINNDGFLDLFVTDMLPGDDKHLKQVMSYEGYDLYALKLSRDYHHQITQNMLQVNNQDGTFSEMARASKVEATDWSWGALIFDMDNDGWKDIFVANGISKDLTDIDFLKFLADETTAMQQRREGKINYKVMVDSMPSRPVPNYCFHNRHDLQFENVSKPWGLEGPGFSNGAAYGDLDNDGDLDMVVNNVNAFASVYKNKTRERKLGHSVSMMLEGYSKNKFGIGTRIDLFAGDQHLTFEQMPSRGFQSSVDNRIVAGVGQAVVIDSIKIRWPDNHVQTLRHVPADTLLTFSHANAVEGSKKIPSVPKQVLLEDITERSKLNYRHHENEYVDFYRDPLLKQKYSTPGPAVDCGDLNGDGLVDLVFGGAVGQPISVWLQQPNFTFRESKPKAFDAFLQTEPADLCLFDADNDHDLDLFVATGSNEFERDNANLADHLFINDGKGNFTVSQEIPALLASGSCVAPGDFDNDGDVDLFVGSRLMPGEYGLDATSYLLVNNGRGEFKNFTKRYFPPGITGMITGAVWDDVDRDGFLDLMVVGDWMDVTLYKNIKGKSFSKSNPIPAADGWWNCIVKSDIDQDGDQDFILGNAGVNSRLRADSLHPAELWVADFDHNGAVEQVITCVAQDGKNYPMVLKQDLEKQLPLIKKRFVKNNNYAGKNIHEIFLPAELEAATKKTVHQSETGVLLNNGAGSFSWKPLPFMAQISPVYAAIATDLSGDQEPELILDGNFYDVLPELGRYDASHGQVWQGVGEHHPSLIPSARSGFFLEGQIRHMKLIEQGGKKYVLVVRNNDQARLFEIKHQDKATAISGK